The following coding sequences lie in one Treponema sp. OMZ 790 genomic window:
- a CDS encoding DUF6291 domain-containing protein has translation MRESFVFHSEYIADLPERYKSVFAIYTINYALSGETPPIEEGTLEYSLWVKIARRVDQESEKYETIKEKRAAAGKKHTGNQYTKETPKEEESPKANPQEEKTGAEEASSEKPKKKNFKKPTVEEIREYCTERKNGVDAQAFYDFYESKGWKVGTAGMKDWRASVRTWEGRRKAEGARQKQTGALWGNESDIPEEIINMI, from the coding sequence ATGAGAGAATCGTTCGTCTTTCACAGTGAATACATCGCAGACTTACCCGAAAGGTATAAATCGGTGTTTGCGATATACACAATCAATTATGCTTTAAGCGGCGAGACGCCGCCTATCGAGGAAGGGACACTTGAATACTCGCTATGGGTTAAGATAGCCCGACGGGTTGACCAAGAAAGCGAGAAGTACGAAACAATTAAAGAAAAGCGGGCGGCGGCAGGAAAGAAGCACACAGGCAATCAGTATACGAAAGAAACACCCAAAGAGGAAGAATCGCCGAAAGCTAACCCGCAGGAAGAAAAGACGGGAGCGGAGGAAGCGTCGAGCGAAAAACCGAAAAAGAAGAATTTTAAAAAGCCGACAGTTGAAGAAATTAGAGAATACTGCACGGAGAGAAAAAACGGCGTAGACGCTCAAGCGTTCTATGACTTCTACGAAAGTAAGGGCTGGAAAGTTGGAACGGCAGGAATGAAAGACTGGCGGGCAAGCGTCCGCACTTGGGAGGGACGGCGGAAAGCCGAGGGAGCAAGACAGAAACAGACAGGGGCGTTATGGGGGAATGAAAGCGACATCCCCGAAGAAATTATAAATATGATTTAA
- a CDS encoding ATP-binding protein, whose amino-acid sequence MNELKGISAVLSKLSSITPKSEAEVLEQERRLRDERLFIHYRQEAPERFVKESLGTYKVDDTEKQNALANARLFVQAVKCGKFQTLVFLGNVGTGKTHLSCGIIRECGGLYRLASSIVEELRRAKSFSSDKTEAKILDAYGKTNLLIIDEIGRGATAAEEQYMLYQIINERYNRRMPTVLVSNQIKKEFLQYIGIAAADRLSESAHVVELTGKSYRAALRQS is encoded by the coding sequence ATGAACGAATTAAAAGGCATATCGGCAGTACTAAGCAAGCTATCAAGCATTACGCCGAAAAGCGAGGCGGAAGTTTTAGAGCAAGAGCGAAGATTAAGAGATGAAAGATTATTTATTCATTACAGGCAAGAAGCCCCCGAAAGGTTTGTAAAAGAGTCGCTAGGCACCTACAAGGTAGACGACACGGAAAAACAAAACGCCCTAGCTAACGCTCGATTGTTTGTGCAGGCAGTGAAATGCGGAAAGTTTCAAACGCTCGTTTTTTTAGGCAATGTTGGAACGGGTAAGACACACCTATCTTGCGGAATTATCCGAGAGTGCGGAGGGCTATATAGATTGGCTTCGTCGATAGTCGAGGAACTAAGACGGGCGAAATCTTTTAGCTCCGATAAAACGGAAGCTAAGATTTTAGACGCTTACGGAAAAACAAACCTTTTAATCATTGACGAAATCGGGCGAGGGGCGACGGCAGCAGAGGAGCAATATATGTTATACCAAATAATAAACGAACGCTACAACCGCCGAATGCCTACGGTTTTGGTAAGCAACCAAATAAAAAAAGAATTCTTACAGTATATCGGGATCGCCGCCGCTGACCGCTTATCCGAGAGTGCTCATGTGGTAGAATTAACAGGCAAAAGCTATAGGGCGGCCTTGCGTCAAAGCTAA